The Deltaproteobacteria bacterium genome includes a region encoding these proteins:
- a CDS encoding 6-carboxytetrahydropterin synthase, giving the protein MIYITRKLDFCASHRLHNPAFSDEKNKEVFGLCNNPNGHGHTYTLEVTIKGEADPGNGMVMDFKHLKQLIKTEIIAKVDHKNLNVDVPFLEGVISTVENMAMIFWDILEPKIKNGVIYEIKLYESERNYVIYRGKNSAKSS; this is encoded by the coding sequence CTTGATTTTTGCGCGAGCCATCGCCTCCACAACCCCGCGTTCTCCGACGAAAAAAACAAAGAAGTTTTTGGGCTCTGCAACAACCCCAATGGACATGGTCATACTTATACTTTGGAAGTCACCATCAAAGGTGAAGCCGATCCGGGAAATGGCATGGTCATGGACTTCAAGCATCTCAAGCAACTGATCAAAACTGAAATCATCGCAAAAGTAGACCATAAAAATCTCAATGTCGATGTCCCGTTTTTGGAAGGTGTCATATCAACAGTAGAAAATATGGCCATGATTTTCTGGGATATTCTGGAACCAAAAATTAAAAACGGCGTCATATATGAGATAAAATTATACGAATCTGAACGCAACTATGTAATTTATAGAGGCAAAAACAGTGCGAAATCTAGTTAA